A portion of the Malania oleifera isolate guangnan ecotype guangnan chromosome 3, ASM2987363v1, whole genome shotgun sequence genome contains these proteins:
- the LOC131150791 gene encoding uncharacterized protein LOC131150791 isoform X2, translating to MGEDRHEAVDGLVNLLNKANHDLSVVHHKLEKEFMQVYPDSANPMKLLVRIKKMQRDLSSLKDLCRELLAAKQDLIDSARTTLVGNRNLLQRMQASLGIPPPTDSDNSAYDNFKQITDEWTVQVRSRTGDDRQGSDSEDINQLLFSAVIQNN from the exons atgggggAGGATCGCCATGAAGCCGTGGATGGCTTGGTGAACCTATTGAACAAGGCCAACCACGACCTCTCCGTCGTTCATCACAAGCTCGAGAAGGAGTTCATGCAAGTCTACCCCGATTCT GCAAATCCCATGAAGCTCTTGGTTCgaataaaaaaaatgcaacggGATCTCTCGTCTTTGAAGGACCTGTGCCGCGAGCTTCTTGCAGCCAAACAG GATCTGATTGACAGTGCCAGGACGACTTTAGTTGGGAATAGAAATTTATTGCAGCGAATGCAAGCTTCCCTTGGCATTCCCCCTCCCACCGATTCTGATAATTCTGCATATGATAACTTCAAGCAG ATCACTGATGAATGGACTGTTCAAGTCAGGTCCAGAACAG GGGATGATCGGCAGGGCTCGGACTCTGAGGATATCAACCAACTACTCTTTTCTGCAGTGATCCAAAACAACTGA
- the LOC131150791 gene encoding uncharacterized protein LOC131150791 isoform X1 — protein sequence MGEDRHEAVDGLVNLLNKANHDLSVVHHKLEKEFMQVYPDSANPMKLLVRIKKMQRDLSSLKDLCRELLAAKQDLIDSARTTLVGNRNLLQRMQASLGIPPPTDSDNSAYDNFKQITDEWTVQVRSRTGKEFRGSLLVFFLVFCCSWISAYGAKKLFQKKAGGLFLLLHVWYCGQISHAFHELETYYWFC from the exons atgggggAGGATCGCCATGAAGCCGTGGATGGCTTGGTGAACCTATTGAACAAGGCCAACCACGACCTCTCCGTCGTTCATCACAAGCTCGAGAAGGAGTTCATGCAAGTCTACCCCGATTCT GCAAATCCCATGAAGCTCTTGGTTCgaataaaaaaaatgcaacggGATCTCTCGTCTTTGAAGGACCTGTGCCGCGAGCTTCTTGCAGCCAAACAG GATCTGATTGACAGTGCCAGGACGACTTTAGTTGGGAATAGAAATTTATTGCAGCGAATGCAAGCTTCCCTTGGCATTCCCCCTCCCACCGATTCTGATAATTCTGCATATGATAACTTCAAGCAG ATCACTGATGAATGGACTGTTCAAGTCAGGTCCAGAACAGGTAAGGAGTTCAGGGGTTCGctactagttttttttttggttttttgttgtaGTTGGATCAGTGCATATGGGGCAAAAAAACTATTCCAAAAGAAGGCAGGAGGTCTTTTCCTTTTGTTGCATGTGTGGTACTGTGGTCAGATAAGCCATGCCTTCCATGAACTAGAGACATACTACTGGTTTTGCTGA